In one Acetobacter sp. genomic region, the following are encoded:
- a CDS encoding cytochrome-c peroxidase, whose protein sequence is MSDLYRSMQPVLGCISLFALLWATPVSAQAGTGSCLPASDGSNPCPVEMLKPKEQPLSQMALIGRQIFNDPLLSGSGKLSCASCHEPTNHYAPSGDSPVFSGGIQLNKQGRRAIPTLTYAERRPNFSIGLDDPTSEAAPAIVANVGGADRGGKSATNNAASAGNLVPQGGLFWDGRADTLQQQALGPLYDPAEMASSPDKVIERISNAPYTADLKQLAGIAGQASPAFLLSEAMFALARYQIEDPAFHRYNSKFDGWLEGKENFTPIERAGYLAFNDPQKGNCAACHVDTVSGNRLPPVFTDHQYEALGAPRNMQITMNHDPAYFDLGVCDRQPDGRTTLSLYCGMFATPTLRNSATRHVFFHNGVFRSLEGVLDFYALRDLKPSKFYPVGKNKKVEKYNDIPQKYRQNIDVLDAPFDRKVGEKPAMTEDERAAIIAFLKTLTDR, encoded by the coding sequence ATGTCTGATCTTTATCGTTCGATGCAGCCCGTTCTGGGCTGCATCAGTTTGTTTGCGCTTCTGTGGGCAACACCTGTTTCGGCTCAGGCCGGAACAGGTTCCTGCCTGCCTGCGTCTGATGGCAGCAATCCATGTCCTGTGGAGATGCTGAAGCCAAAAGAACAGCCACTTTCTCAAATGGCCTTGATCGGCAGGCAGATATTTAATGATCCGCTTCTGTCCGGTTCAGGAAAACTGTCATGCGCTTCGTGCCATGAACCGACCAATCATTATGCTCCATCGGGAGATTCCCCTGTTTTTTCAGGCGGGATACAACTGAACAAACAGGGCAGACGAGCGATTCCAACGTTGACTTACGCGGAACGCCGTCCGAATTTCAGTATCGGTCTTGATGATCCTACAAGCGAAGCCGCGCCAGCTATAGTCGCGAATGTGGGAGGGGCTGACCGTGGCGGCAAAAGCGCCACCAATAATGCGGCGTCCGCCGGAAATCTTGTGCCACAGGGTGGTCTTTTCTGGGATGGGCGTGCCGATACGCTGCAACAGCAGGCGTTGGGCCCTCTTTATGATCCGGCCGAGATGGCGTCGTCACCAGACAAGGTGATCGAACGGATCAGCAACGCGCCGTATACGGCTGATCTCAAGCAGTTGGCTGGTATTGCAGGCCAAGCGTCTCCTGCGTTTCTTCTGTCTGAAGCCATGTTTGCTCTGGCCCGTTACCAGATCGAGGACCCCGCGTTTCATCGCTATAACAGCAAGTTTGATGGCTGGCTTGAAGGCAAGGAGAACTTTACGCCCATTGAACGGGCTGGTTATCTCGCATTCAATGATCCTCAAAAGGGAAATTGCGCGGCCTGCCACGTCGATACGGTGTCAGGGAACCGTCTGCCGCCTGTCTTCACTGACCACCAGTACGAAGCGCTTGGTGCTCCGAGAAACATGCAGATCACGATGAATCATGATCCTGCCTATTTTGATCTCGGTGTATGCGATCGCCAGCCGGATGGCCGGACAACTCTCAGTCTGTATTGCGGTATGTTCGCGACGCCAACCTTAAGAAATTCAGCGACACGTCATGTGTTTTTTCATAATGGTGTCTTTCGTTCCCTTGAGGGTGTTCTGGATTTCTATGCCTTGCGTGATCTGAAACCTTCCAAGTTTTATCCAGTCGGGAAAAATAAAAAAGTCGAGAAATATAATGATATTCCGCAGAAATATCGTCAGAATATCGATGTGCTGGACGCGCCGTTCGACCGTAAGGTCGGTGAAAAGCCAGCTATGACTGAGGATGAGCGGGCAGCGATTATTGCGTTTCTGAAGACATTAACAGACAGATAG